The DNA sequence GTCGTGGCCCTTTTTCTTTGTTACCGCTTTGCAGAAAACGATCTTGGTGCCCCACTGACCTTTTGATACACGCGAAGGCCGTCGCATGATTTTGCCACCGAGCTGTTCCCATTGCCTGAACGTCCCCCAATACCGAGATTGAAATCCATGACGCTCGCTGGCGAGCCCCAAAAGAAGTGGATTAACTCCTGTGTATAATTCACCGGAGACTATATTTTTTCCCATCCCACTGTTGCGATCACGGGACCACGGTTTTCGCCACGGCAGAAGCGAGCCACTCTCTAAAGCGGTAATGATTTGATTCGTGATTTCTTCGCGAATTTTCTGATTGTTTGACACTAGTAGCCGTCTCCTTATGAGGTTGATTGGACGGCGTACTTAAGGGTGTCAACCAGAATTACTTGGCGTAGAAGCGATTATCAGCGAGAAATGATACAATGCTCTGAAAATTGAGAATTCAGAAGGTGAGACGGAAGAAAATGAGACCGATTTTTGCCAAATGTTTACAGAGGAATGTCTTTATTTCAGCTAGAAATAGCGTGTTTTATGAAATCCGAATGAGCTCAGTCTCAAATCTCAATGAAATTCAGCAATGTAAATACACAGACTCATTTCAGGCGAGACACCCAACAATAATTCATTCCTTATACAGGATGAACACGAATTATTACGAATGAACGAGCGGGAATAATTTTTTGGAATATTCCTTAACTCAAGCAACCTGCATTCCAACATTCGTAATGAACCAGACACAACATTATTTAATCATGAATGCAACATTTGGATCATCCAATATTGTATTTCGATTGCTCATGAAATCTGTGATGGGGAAAAAATGATTTCTGAAATTTTTGCTTCGAAACAATTTTGGGCCAGAAAACGGGAGTTGATTAAATTACCCAAATGTTGTTTTAAGATTCCCCGGACTTTTGGGCCGAAAGAAATAATTTGGCACTTTAATCTGCGGCACAGAATCATTTCATCCCACAAAAAAATCCCGGTAGAGTACAATGCTCTACCGGGAAGTCATTAACTGGTGACAGACTAGGATCTGCACCATTTTATAATTCTTCTGTCTTGTCATATCCCATCTGAGATGCGGTCTTATCAAGTGTATTCCATCCTGCAGACAACATCGCCTCTGATACATCTTCAGTTGATTTGCTCAATAATTCTGCTGCCTGTTCTTCAGAAATATTGTATCTCGATGCGATATCAGATAACTCGAAACTAAATGATAAGGACTGGCACTCATCGATTGGGAAAAACTGTGATTTTATTAGCCAAGCCAAATCAGCATATGAGTCGCCTTCCGAAAGCAGAAGATATTTATGCGGATCTGGCAACTCATGTTTTCCACCATACAGAATACCGGCTTCAATCAATTTTTCGGAATCCAGCTCTATAATATTTCCTTCTTCTGGCTCAATGACTACAGATTTGATGTTAAGTCCCTTGTTGGCTCGATCCCATAACAAATCAAGTCCTTCAAATAAACACGGTGGGCATTCCCCATCGACTGCGTTTTGAAAGCACTCTAATAGACCCTTAAATTCGCAATCATCTTCGGGTTCTATTTCCAACACGGTTTGAGCGATTTGTTTAAGCCAAAAGTCACTATTCTCAATGATTGGCTGCAACAATTCTGCAGTTATTTCAGGATGATCACTCAAGAGATCCTTGAGAGCGTCAGCAGCTACTTCAGTCGCTGTATGATTCCATTTATGACAAGTCCACCAGGCAACCTCTTCTCTGGGTTGGCTGTCTATATCCAATAAATCCTTCATTTCTTTCTCCATAGTATTTTTTGTTAATCCACAGCAGCAATCTGACAAAAGATAGTGCTGAGTTAAATTCCCGCTCGGAAGTAAATCGATCATCCAAATATTGATGGATAGTCAAATACGATATCGAGTAGCTTGAAAGTCGCCCAAAACGATTAAGCGAATCTGAAATTATCAGATTTCAAAAGAGGTGCCTAGGAGAGTTGAAGAGTATCTTGAGCCGTTAATTTAGCTCAGGATGTTTCAGAGAAAATGGTTTTGGGGCCAAAAATCGGCAACGGTGAATTTAGATTTATCGAAGAGTATCAAACTGCTGCGAGACTATCCGTATATACGCAGTTTCATTGATTGAAATTCAGTGTGAACGAACCAAATCGTTCTGGTTCTCGACCTGAATCTTCCCAGCCGTAAGCATACATCCCAATGTGCCACAGGCGAACAGTTGTATCTGCCATGATTTGAAAGCCACAGTCCCGTGCTCGCTGCGAGAATGAATAATCCTCTGCTAAGTAATCATAGCCATCATCACGCTGGTAAAGCATCGGGTGGAAAAAGGGAATCATAGTCTCCCCAAAACGCTCATTGCACATTGGAAGTTTCAGTTCTTCCTGAATCTTGCGGTAGGCATCCCGGCGGATATGGAGAAAACCAGTTCCCGCATACAGGATTTCTATCAGACCCCCGCCCTCTCCAAAAGTCATCTTTGGTGTGCCCGGCAGCACATGGCAGGCCAGTTCCCGTTTTCCTTTTTTAGGATAGATACCACAGGAAATTGGCAGGTTATGTTTTCGCAGTTTCTCGATGGCATCGGGAAAGAATCCAACATCAGAATCGATCCACATCGTTTCTTCAAAGCCATCTTTCAGAGCATTTGTGGCCATTTGATTGCGTCCCTGATCGATGGCAGCGTACCCACGAACACGACGCACGGCATAACCTCGTCGTTCCAGTTCCTTCAGGGACTGTTCGCATTGAGGAACAATGCTCCCCGTGTAAGGCACAAGTATAACGCATTTTCGTGGGTCCATCGGATGAGCAGAAGCACGATTTCCCACTGGTTGTGTTGGAATCTGCCCCGATTTGTGTGTATGGTGCCCAGCTTGATTGACTTGCTGGTCATTGGGGATTCCGACAAAAGATAATAGCTCACTGACTCCAGCCTCATCATTCAATTGTTCCATCTCGACAATTCGGAGATGATCCGGAAATTCTTTGGCGAGTATTTCTGCCCGCTCGTTGTATTCATCCCAGTACCGTGCGATACCTGATTCCCTGCTCTGGAT is a window from the Gimesia benthica genome containing:
- a CDS encoding sulfotransferase, whose amino-acid sequence is MTQTSKIILGMGTGRCGTLSLAEILNVQPNTYVTHEEAPLLPWDHEHNSGIIAKRFARMRRKRNAEFIGDIASFYLPYTEEIIKAEPDVRIICLKRDKDAVVKSFCRWLDLVHPLPTNHWAKDLPPGWHYEPNWSRIFPKYDIQSRESGIARYWDEYNERAEILAKEFPDHLRIVEMEQLNDEAGVSELLSFVGIPNDQQVNQAGHHTHKSGQIPTQPVGNRASAHPMDPRKCVILVPYTGSIVPQCEQSLKELERRGYAVRRVRGYAAIDQGRNQMATNALKDGFEETMWIDSDVGFFPDAIEKLRKHNLPISCGIYPKKGKRELACHVLPGTPKMTFGEGGGLIEILYAGTGFLHIRRDAYRKIQEELKLPMCNERFGETMIPFFHPMLYQRDDGYDYLAEDYSFSQRARDCGFQIMADTTVRLWHIGMYAYGWEDSGREPERFGSFTLNFNQ